In Paenibacillus sonchi, the genomic stretch AGGGGTATGGAAAAAAGCACGGGCACACAGGTCTGGAGGGAACCCTGCAGGTTCTTCAGGCCAGAAGAAAGCTGGAAGCAGAAATCTTTAACAGCTTAAAAATAGCCAAGAAAAAAGTGAATAACTCTTCTTATGACATTAACGAATATAAGCAAGTTATTGGGGAGATTCTATCCCAATACTTTAGCCCGGCAACCTAACGTGCAAAAGCTGAAATTCTATCATCGTATAGGTTAGTTCAATAATACAGCGGCAGTCCAGGTCTTTTTTCTCGCCTGTGACTGCCGCTGTTTCTTTCGCTTATTGCCTTGCAAATGGATATGACGCATTAGATCAAATTTTTTGTTTCCCGTCCGGCTTTGACATGTTTAAGCTGGGCAACAATAATGACGCTAATGATGACCAGAAGGAACCATGAACTGATCTTGCTGAAGCTGACCAGATGCCAGGCTTGATATTGGTTGGGATATCTCCAAGCATTAAAAAATGTAGCTATATTTTCAGCTAACCAGATAAAAAAACCTACAATGAAAAAAGCAAGGGTCAAGGGCATCCGGTAAGTGGTGTTGCGAACCCGGTAGATGATCCATGTTCTCCAAAAGACAATCAGCACAAGCGCCGTCAGCCACCAGCGGAAATCAGGAATAAAATGATGTGTAAAAAAGTTCAGATAGATGGCTCCTCCCAGTAATCCCGCAGCAGCAAGCCCCGGCCAGCCAGTCATATCCATCTTCAGTCTGCGCCATATCTGGCACATAAAGCTTGCTACACTCGCATACATAAATCCGCTATAGAGCGGTACACCGAGCAGCTTCGTTAACCCGGGCTCAGGGTATGCCCATGACCCCATCCTTACCTTATAGATTTCCAACAGCAAACCAATCACATGAAACACGCAGATCACTTTGATCTCGTCGATTGTTTCTAATCCACTGCGGTACATAAGGTACTGCACGGCAAGCAGGATCAAAAGAATGGCATCATAACGGTAAATGAAGGGCAGCTCGATTGCGCTGGAAAGAGCTAAAGTTCCAAAAATCGCAACAGGAAATATGCAGCTCATCGCTTGATGATAGCCAAAATGCAGCAGCTGTATTATGGATTTCAATAGTATACTCTCCTCTTCTGCGCCGGGCGGCTTAACCTCTCTTCCTTCTCTAGCTCTGTGGCATTCCTCTTTCTCTTAGCCCCGCATGCCAAGCCCCCCGCTACGCTGTGGTCAGCTTGAATATAACATGATATTTATCGTTTTACAATATATTTAGATTGATAAGGGATACTTAATTGTTGTTTCGTATATTCAATTTACGTTTACCAGTACTTTCTCCCGCAGGTTAAAAAAGAACCCCTTCCTGCTATGCAGGAGCGGTTCTTCCCAACTTGCTTTTTCCTTCTTATATCCTGCTCTAACAACGATTTTAGCTCTACACGTTTCGCTCTTCGCCTTCCAGCTTACCGCTTACGCCGTCTTCGACTTGTTGTAGATATCAAAGCCCACTGCCAGCAGCAGCACCAGGCCCTTGATGCCCTGCTGCCAATCGACCCCGAGGCCGACGAGGGACATGCCGTTGTTCATGACGCCCATGACCAGTCCGCCGATAATGGCGCCGACTACAGTGCCAATCCCGCCGGACGCGGAAGCGCCTCCGATGAAGCAGGCGGCGATGGCATCCAGCTCGAAGTTGGTGCCTGCTTTGGGGGTTGCCGAGTTCAGACGTGCCGCGAACACCAGACCGGACAAGGCAGCAAGCACACCCATGTTGACAAAAACCCAGAAGGTGACACGTTTGGTTTTGACGCCGGAGAGGCTGGCTGCTTTTTCGTTGCCGCCCAATGCGTAGATATGCCGCCCCATCGTCATATGATTCATGACAAAGGAATAAATGACAATCAGCACCAGCAGGATAACCAGGATGTTCGGAATCCCGTTATATTGGGCAAGTACCATTGTGAACAGATTGATGACGATCACCAGCGCCGCAGCCTTGGCAACGGACAGCCAGACGGAAGATTGCTCAAAACCGTATTTCACGGAAATTTTACGGTTGCGGAATTCCTGGTACACCACCAGCAGGGACAGCACACCCCCCACAATTAGTGTCAGCACATTCAGCGAGCTGCCGCCGGAAAGATCCGGGATAAAGCCGGAGCTGATCTTTTGGAAGCTTTTAGGGAAAGGTGCGATGGATTGCCCGTTCAGCACAATCATCGTCAGCCCGCGGAACAGCAGCATGCCGGCCAGGGTCACGATGAAGGCGGGGATTTTGATATAGGCCACCCAGAAGCCCTGCCAGGCTCCAACCAGCGCACCCATCAGCAGCGAGAGAATGACCGCCAGCACCGGATTCATCTGCATATCCACCATCATAATCGCTGACAGCGCTCCGATAAAAGCGGCTACCGAACCGACTGAAAGATCGATATGCCCGGTGATGATCACCAGCACCATCCCGATCGCCAGCACCAGAATATAGCTGTTCTGCAGGATCAGATTGGTTACATTAAGCGGCTTGAGCAGAATGCCGTCCGTAAGAATTTGAAAGAAAACCGAGATAAAGATCAGAGCAATGATCATGCCGTATTGGCGGATATTCTTTTTGAAAATTTCGCTTATCGCTCCCATGTGGTGTTACCCCCTGCTTCGTGTCATATATTTCATGAGCAGCTCCTGCGATGCGTCCTGCCGCTCCACCTCGCCGCTGATGCGGCCTTCGCACATCGTATAAATCCGGTCACACATCCCGATAATCTCCGGCAGCTCGGACGAGATGACAAGCACCCCTTTGCCTTCGGCCGCCAGCCCATTGATAATCGAGTAAATTTCGTATTTGGCCCCCACATCGATTCCGCGTGTAGGCTCATCGAGAATGAGGATATCCGGCTGGGCATAGATCCATTTGCTGAGGACGACCTTTTGCTGGTTGCCGCCGCTGAGATTTACGGTTTTCTGTAAAATGCTCGGTGTCTTGATATTCAGCTTCCTGCGGTATTCCTCGGCGACCAGCACTTCCTCGTTCTCATTGATCACACCCCGGCGGGACAGATTCTTCAGGCTGCTGAGTGAAATATTCCGTTTGATGTCGTCGATCAGGATCAATCCGTAATGCTTGCGGTCCTCGGTCACATAGGCCAGGCCGCTGTCGATCGCTTTGTTGATGTCATTCAGATGAACCTCTGTGCCGTGCATATACAGCCGGCCGCTGATCCGTCTTCCGTACGATTTGCCGAACACACTCATCGCCAGCTCCGTCCGGCCTGCTCCCATCAGCCCGGCTATGCCAACCACTTCCCCGCGCCGGATATGAAGATTGATGTTGTCGAGCATTTTGCGGTCAGCCTGCGTGGGGTGGTAGACCTCCCAGTCACGGATTTCAAAAATGGTCTCCCCCAGGTTCGGCGTCCGCTCGGGATAACGGTTGGTCAGATCACGGCCCACCATGCCTTTGATAATGACATCCTCGGTCACTTCATCCTGCTTCATATCAAGGGTGCGAATCGTCTGGCCATCCCGTAAAATGGTCACAGAATCCGCCACCTTCTCGATTTCATTCAGTTTGTGGGAGATGATAATGGAGGCAATCCCGCGCTGCTTCAGCTCTAGAATGAGTGTGAGCAGGTTCTCACTGTCATCCTCATTCAGCGCCGCTGTCGGTTCGTCGAGGATGAGCAGCTTCACTTCTTTGGACAGCGCCTTGGCGATCTCCACAAGCTGCTGCTTGCCAACCCCTATCGCCGATACCTGCGTGAACGGGGATTCGCTCAGGCCGACGGTTTGCAGAAGC encodes the following:
- a CDS encoding DUF817 domain-containing protein, translating into MKSIIQLLHFGYHQAMSCIFPVAIFGTLALSSAIELPFIYRYDAILLILLAVQYLMYRSGLETIDEIKVICVFHVIGLLLEIYKVRMGSWAYPEPGLTKLLGVPLYSGFMYASVASFMCQIWRRLKMDMTGWPGLAAAGLLGGAIYLNFFTHHFIPDFRWWLTALVLIVFWRTWIIYRVRNTTYRMPLTLAFFIVGFFIWLAENIATFFNAWRYPNQYQAWHLVSFSKISSWFLLVIISVIIVAQLKHVKAGRETKNLI
- the mmsB gene encoding multiple monosaccharide ABC transporter permease, which translates into the protein MGAISEIFKKNIRQYGMIIALIFISVFFQILTDGILLKPLNVTNLILQNSYILVLAIGMVLVIITGHIDLSVGSVAAFIGALSAIMMVDMQMNPVLAVILSLLMGALVGAWQGFWVAYIKIPAFIVTLAGMLLFRGLTMIVLNGQSIAPFPKSFQKISSGFIPDLSGGSSLNVLTLIVGGVLSLLVVYQEFRNRKISVKYGFEQSSVWLSVAKAAALVIVINLFTMVLAQYNGIPNILVILLVLIVIYSFVMNHMTMGRHIYALGGNEKAASLSGVKTKRVTFWVFVNMGVLAALSGLVFAARLNSATPKAGTNFELDAIAACFIGGASASGGIGTVVGAIIGGLVMGVMNNGMSLVGLGVDWQQGIKGLVLLLAVGFDIYNKSKTA
- the mmsA gene encoding multiple monosaccharide ABC transporter ATP-binding protein yields the protein MSEIILEMKGITKTFPGVKALSDVNLQVKAGEIHALCGENGAGKSTLMKVLSGVYPYGTYEGDILFQGQVCQFKDIKDSESLGIVIIHQELALIPYLSISENIFLGNEQARHGVINWNETTVKTKELLQTVGLSESPFTQVSAIGVGKQQLVEIAKALSKEVKLLILDEPTAALNEDDSENLLTLILELKQRGIASIIISHKLNEIEKVADSVTILRDGQTIRTLDMKQDEVTEDVIIKGMVGRDLTNRYPERTPNLGETIFEIRDWEVYHPTQADRKMLDNINLHIRRGEVVGIAGLMGAGRTELAMSVFGKSYGRRISGRLYMHGTEVHLNDINKAIDSGLAYVTEDRKHYGLILIDDIKRNISLSSLKNLSRRGVINENEEVLVAEEYRRKLNIKTPSILQKTVNLSGGNQQKVVLSKWIYAQPDILILDEPTRGIDVGAKYEIYSIINGLAAEGKGVLVISSELPEIIGMCDRIYTMCEGRISGEVERQDASQELLMKYMTRSRG